The Deltaproteobacteria bacterium genome includes a window with the following:
- a CDS encoding MerR family transcriptional regulator — MKMKDLIKKTGVSREMIHYFVREGMLPPVEKPLPNQARYEERHVERILLIKKLQQKHFLPISQIKKIIRDKRLEVEDEELLEIKSAYFETNDYLMPEEIKGENTFLEYTGMSPERLKDFENYRIIVPRKVGGEKVYPHDAVQLGKLIGDMRKRGLSHENGFSRTALKKLRDNHIEVLYASLQRFRQDLIDNDFSKKEIKNIAKTNAELIPIFVYHLTHNFMQEILKDTIKKGSLPSAGKNIQ; from the coding sequence ATGAAAATGAAAGATTTGATAAAAAAAACCGGGGTATCCAGAGAAATGATCCATTATTTTGTCCGCGAAGGCATGCTGCCGCCGGTGGAAAAACCGCTTCCGAACCAGGCCCGTTATGAGGAAAGGCATGTGGAACGTATCCTGCTGATCAAGAAGCTTCAGCAGAAGCATTTCCTTCCGATTTCCCAGATAAAAAAAATTATCAGGGACAAACGCTTGGAGGTGGAAGATGAAGAGCTGCTGGAAATCAAAAGTGCTTACTTCGAAACCAACGACTATCTCATGCCTGAAGAAATCAAGGGGGAAAACACCTTTCTCGAATATACCGGCATGAGCCCGGAAAGACTTAAGGACTTTGAAAATTATCGGATCATCGTTCCCAGGAAAGTTGGCGGTGAAAAAGTTTATCCGCACGACGCGGTTCAGCTGGGTAAACTGATCGGCGACATGCGAAAAAGGGGGCTGTCCCACGAAAACGGCTTCAGCAGAACGGCCCTGAAAAAGCTGCGGGACAACCATATCGAGGTGCTTTATGCGTCTCTGCAAAGATTCCGTCAGGACCTGATCGACAACGATTTTTCAAAGAAAGAAATAAAAAACATTGCCAAAACGAACGCGGAACTCATCCCCATTTTTGTCTATCACCTGACTCACAATTTCATGCAAGAGATCTTGAAAGACACGATCAAAAAGGGAAGCCTTCCATCCGCCGGCAAAAACATTCAATAA
- a CDS encoding glycyl-radical enzyme activating protein, with translation MDKSNSALLLEIQRMSTEDGPGLRTTVFFKGCSLKCTWCHNPESIAPQPQIHWIGSRCIGCCTCVETCPRKALTLSEKGVEIDRKRCDGCGLCVEACPSTALELLGKKWDLEALVREVLKDRVYFEKSMGGVTLSGGEPTLQAAFAAQFLQRIRARGVKTALDTCGLCNKSALDMLLPYANLVLFDIKEIDPDRHHAFTGSDNRIILENLMHAAAYIDSHLYPEDLWIRTPLIPGATDTEKNISGIGAWIKTHLDGKVSRWELCAFNNLCRDKYARLGLHWQFERAALLDEEQIHCLVSAAKASGVDPGIVHWSGSSKLDTSQ, from the coding sequence ATGGACAAATCCAACTCGGCCCTCCTTCTTGAAATCCAGCGCATGTCAACCGAAGACGGGCCGGGCCTGCGAACCACCGTTTTCTTCAAGGGCTGCAGCCTGAAGTGCACCTGGTGCCACAATCCGGAAAGCATCGCTCCGCAGCCCCAGATCCATTGGATCGGGTCGCGCTGCATCGGCTGCTGCACCTGTGTGGAAACGTGCCCGCGCAAAGCGTTGACCCTGTCGGAAAAAGGCGTCGAAATCGATCGCAAACGCTGCGACGGATGCGGGCTCTGTGTCGAGGCGTGTCCGTCCACGGCCCTCGAACTACTCGGGAAAAAATGGGACCTGGAAGCGCTGGTAAGGGAAGTTCTCAAGGACCGGGTGTACTTCGAAAAGTCCATGGGTGGGGTGACCCTGTCCGGGGGAGAACCCACGCTCCAGGCCGCCTTTGCCGCCCAATTTCTGCAACGGATCCGCGCCCGGGGAGTGAAAACCGCGCTGGACACCTGCGGATTGTGCAACAAAAGCGCCCTGGACATGCTTCTGCCATATGCCAACCTGGTGCTTTTCGATATCAAGGAGATCGATCCCGACAGGCATCACGCCTTTACCGGCAGCGACAATCGGATTATTCTCGAAAACCTGATGCATGCCGCCGCGTACATAGACAGCCACCTGTACCCCGAAGACCTGTGGATCAGAACGCCGCTCATCCCGGGGGCCACCGACACGGAAAAGAATATCAGCGGCATCGGAGCCTGGATAAAAACACATCTGGACGGAAAAGTAAGCCGCTGGGAATTGTGCGCTTTCAATAACCTGTGTCGTGACAAATACGCCCGTCTGGGACTGCACTGGCAGTTTGAGCGCGCCGCCCTCCTGGACGAAGAACAGATCCATTGCCTGGTATCCGCGGCAAAAGCCTCCGGTGTCGATCCGGGCATTGTTCACTGGAGCGGCTCTTCGAAGCTCGATACATCTCAATGA